One Diospyros lotus cultivar Yz01 chromosome 1, ASM1463336v1, whole genome shotgun sequence genomic window carries:
- the LOC127813454 gene encoding two-component response regulator-like APRR5 isoform X1: MGEVVVSSEEDMNLEVQGMEVETEAQKNKQQDGSASASRWDRILPRMVLRVLLVEADDSTRQIITALLRKCNYRVAAVPDGLKAWEVLKGKPHNIDLILTEVDLPSISGYALLTLIMEHDICKNIPVIMMSSEDSVNMVYRCMLRGAADFLVKPIRKNELSNLWQHVWRRTTTSGRQGPQDESVAQLKVEATAENNAASNHSSGYMACIERNRECIEKGSDAQSSCTKPDLEPEKTCAENMQDFSQPSCKKPPAIDVNIQKHEEGTKSSRKLFKHACADNGLEVGACNNVDTMTRGEDVAHESPKVHSNIIIEPFDQPLANSSREAIDLIGTLGSSSLNNGTNDRDSSLLLDLSLRRSHPSGSINQVSDERHPLNHSEASAFSRYINRPLRPQHSSASTCNQQKDYGTGSGRQLSIHTPDYNSGTDVLTPKSQKSILSMVTGRAEVAFPHPQRAVIPVSVPVTGLGFGGLSTAYGSVVPTTICPQSRQSTVQNPGSVCHLEPSFQANAFHPSNLKTRNSGQFHDLIDQNRSNSINQTEHKQMHMLASPEDRNHISSAGDQSASNSLWNGTASPLNNIGCISNANIDQVAAGQTTAESGNEGGLPMHDRSCHRSVQREAALTKFRLKRKDRCYEKKVRYESRKKLAEQRPRVKGQFVRQVHTDPAPVQTDNHSGNSLDG, from the exons ATGGGGGAAGTAGTGGTGAGCAGCGAAGAAGATATGAATTTGGAAGTTCAAGGAATGGAGGTAGAGACTGAGGCCCAGAAGAACAAGCAGCAAGATGGCTCTGCTTCGGCCAGCAGGTGGGACAGGATTCTACCCAGAATGGTTCTGAGAGTTTTACTGGTCGAAGCCGACGATTCCACTCGCCAGATTATAACCGCGCTTCTCAGGAAATGCAACTACAGAG TTGCTGCTGTTCCTGACGGCTTAAAGGCATGGGAGGTACTGAAGGGAAAACCACATAACATAGACCTCATACTGACAGAAGTTGACCTGCCATCGATCTCTGGATATGCTCTTCTGACCTTAATTATGGAGCATGACATATGCAAAAACATTCCTGTCATAA TGATGTCCTCAGAAGATTCAGTTAACATGGTTTATAGATGCATGTTGAGAGGTGCGGCTGACTTTCTTGTCAAGCCTATTCGGAAAAATGAGCTGAGCAACTTGTGGCAGCATGTTTGGAGGAGGACT ACAACTAGTGGAAGACAAGGCCCACAAGATGAGAGTGTTGCACAACTGAAGGTTGAAGCTACAGCTGAAAACAATGCTGCCAGTAACCATTCAAGTGGTTACATGGCTTGtattgagagaaatagagaatGCATTGAGAAAGGGAGTGATGCTCAG AGTTCTTGTACAAAGCCAGATCTGGAACCCGAGAAGACATGTGCAGAAAACATGCAGGATTTCTCGCAGCCCAGTTGTAAGAAACCTCCTGCAATTGATGTCAACATACAGAAGCATGAAGAGGGTACAAAATCAAGTAGAAAATTGTTCAAACATGCTTGTGCAGATAATg GATTGGAGGTGGGTGCCTGCAATAATGTTGATACAATGACTCGGGGAGAAGATGTGGCACATGAAAGTCCAAAAGTGCACTCCAACATCATCATTGAACCTTTTGATCAACCCCTAGCCAACTCTTCCAGAGAAGCCATTGACTTAATAGGAACATTAGGCAGCTCTAGTCTAAATAATGGTACAAATGACCGTGATTCTTCACTGCTATTGGATCTTTCCTTGAGGCGATCTCATCCAAGTGGCTCCATTAATCAAGTCAGTGATGAAAGGCACCCCTTGAACCACTCTGAGGCCTCAGCTTTCTCAAG GTATATTAACAGGCCATTGCGACCCCAGCATTCATCAGCTAGCACATGTAATCAACAGAAAGATTATGGAACCGGTTCTGGTAGGCAGTTATCCATTCACACCCCTGATTATAACTCTGGCACTGATGTTTTGACGCCAAAATCTCAGAAAAGTATACTCTCTATGGTCACTGGACGAGCTGAAGTTGCTTTTCCTCATCCTCAACGGGCTGTGATTCCTGTCTCAGTTCCAGTGACAGGTTTAGGGTTTGGCGGTCTATCAACTGCCTATGGTTCTGTAGTGCCTACAACGATTTGTCCACAATCCCGCCAATCAACAGTGCAGAATCCAGGCTCAGTTTGCCATCTGGAGCCATCTTTTCAAGCTAATGCATTTCATCCATCCAATTTGAAAACTAGAAACTCTGGTCAGTTTCATGACCTGATTGATCAAAACAGAAGCAATTCCATAAACCAAACAGAGCACAAACAGATGCACATGTTGGCATCTCCTGAGGATCGAAATCACATTTCTTCTGCTGGTGATCAAAGTGCAAGTAACAGTTTGTGGAATGGTACTGCTAGTCCCCTTAATAACATTGGTTGCATAAGCAATGCCAACATTGATCAAGTTGCTGCTGGCCAAACTACTGCAGAGAGTGGGAATGAAGGTGGTCTCCCCATGCATGATAGAAGTTGCCATCGATCTGTCCAAAGAGAAGCAGCTCTAACCAAATTTCGCTTGAAGAGGAAGGACAGATGCTATGAGAAGAAG GTTAGATACGAAAGCAGGAAGAAACTTGCGGAGCAGCGCCCTCGAGTGAAAGGACAGTTTGTTCGTCAAGTGCATACCGATCCAGCACCCGTACAAACTGATAATCACAGCGGCAATTCATTAGATGGCTAG
- the LOC127813454 gene encoding two-component response regulator-like APRR5 isoform X2, translated as MQKHSCHKYDNNQSSRLMSSEDSVNMVYRCMLRGAADFLVKPIRKNELSNLWQHVWRRTTTSGRQGPQDESVAQLKVEATAENNAASNHSSGYMACIERNRECIEKGSDAQSSCTKPDLEPEKTCAENMQDFSQPSCKKPPAIDVNIQKHEEGTKSSRKLFKHACADNGLEVGACNNVDTMTRGEDVAHESPKVHSNIIIEPFDQPLANSSREAIDLIGTLGSSSLNNGTNDRDSSLLLDLSLRRSHPSGSINQVSDERHPLNHSEASAFSRYINRPLRPQHSSASTCNQQKDYGTGSGRQLSIHTPDYNSGTDVLTPKSQKSILSMVTGRAEVAFPHPQRAVIPVSVPVTGLGFGGLSTAYGSVVPTTICPQSRQSTVQNPGSVCHLEPSFQANAFHPSNLKTRNSGQFHDLIDQNRSNSINQTEHKQMHMLASPEDRNHISSAGDQSASNSLWNGTASPLNNIGCISNANIDQVAAGQTTAESGNEGGLPMHDRSCHRSVQREAALTKFRLKRKDRCYEKKVRYESRKKLAEQRPRVKGQFVRQVHTDPAPVQTDNHSGNSLDG; from the exons ATGCAAAAACATTCCTGTCATAAGTACGATAATAATCAATCTTCTAGAT TGATGTCCTCAGAAGATTCAGTTAACATGGTTTATAGATGCATGTTGAGAGGTGCGGCTGACTTTCTTGTCAAGCCTATTCGGAAAAATGAGCTGAGCAACTTGTGGCAGCATGTTTGGAGGAGGACT ACAACTAGTGGAAGACAAGGCCCACAAGATGAGAGTGTTGCACAACTGAAGGTTGAAGCTACAGCTGAAAACAATGCTGCCAGTAACCATTCAAGTGGTTACATGGCTTGtattgagagaaatagagaatGCATTGAGAAAGGGAGTGATGCTCAG AGTTCTTGTACAAAGCCAGATCTGGAACCCGAGAAGACATGTGCAGAAAACATGCAGGATTTCTCGCAGCCCAGTTGTAAGAAACCTCCTGCAATTGATGTCAACATACAGAAGCATGAAGAGGGTACAAAATCAAGTAGAAAATTGTTCAAACATGCTTGTGCAGATAATg GATTGGAGGTGGGTGCCTGCAATAATGTTGATACAATGACTCGGGGAGAAGATGTGGCACATGAAAGTCCAAAAGTGCACTCCAACATCATCATTGAACCTTTTGATCAACCCCTAGCCAACTCTTCCAGAGAAGCCATTGACTTAATAGGAACATTAGGCAGCTCTAGTCTAAATAATGGTACAAATGACCGTGATTCTTCACTGCTATTGGATCTTTCCTTGAGGCGATCTCATCCAAGTGGCTCCATTAATCAAGTCAGTGATGAAAGGCACCCCTTGAACCACTCTGAGGCCTCAGCTTTCTCAAG GTATATTAACAGGCCATTGCGACCCCAGCATTCATCAGCTAGCACATGTAATCAACAGAAAGATTATGGAACCGGTTCTGGTAGGCAGTTATCCATTCACACCCCTGATTATAACTCTGGCACTGATGTTTTGACGCCAAAATCTCAGAAAAGTATACTCTCTATGGTCACTGGACGAGCTGAAGTTGCTTTTCCTCATCCTCAACGGGCTGTGATTCCTGTCTCAGTTCCAGTGACAGGTTTAGGGTTTGGCGGTCTATCAACTGCCTATGGTTCTGTAGTGCCTACAACGATTTGTCCACAATCCCGCCAATCAACAGTGCAGAATCCAGGCTCAGTTTGCCATCTGGAGCCATCTTTTCAAGCTAATGCATTTCATCCATCCAATTTGAAAACTAGAAACTCTGGTCAGTTTCATGACCTGATTGATCAAAACAGAAGCAATTCCATAAACCAAACAGAGCACAAACAGATGCACATGTTGGCATCTCCTGAGGATCGAAATCACATTTCTTCTGCTGGTGATCAAAGTGCAAGTAACAGTTTGTGGAATGGTACTGCTAGTCCCCTTAATAACATTGGTTGCATAAGCAATGCCAACATTGATCAAGTTGCTGCTGGCCAAACTACTGCAGAGAGTGGGAATGAAGGTGGTCTCCCCATGCATGATAGAAGTTGCCATCGATCTGTCCAAAGAGAAGCAGCTCTAACCAAATTTCGCTTGAAGAGGAAGGACAGATGCTATGAGAAGAAG GTTAGATACGAAAGCAGGAAGAAACTTGCGGAGCAGCGCCCTCGAGTGAAAGGACAGTTTGTTCGTCAAGTGCATACCGATCCAGCACCCGTACAAACTGATAATCACAGCGGCAATTCATTAGATGGCTAG
- the LOC127793593 gene encoding ribosome-binding factor PSRP1, chloroplastic — protein sequence MATLFASTAAQTTFQHHRRQQLQPYPSCCSSASVVSAKAPPQFSALSSRHSGFVNRSLANIVKSNVGIAPWNAGSRNVVVRMAWDGPLSSVKLILQGKNLELTDAVKKYVEEKVGRAIQKHSHLVREVDVRLSVRGGEFGKGPKTSRCEVTLFSKKHGVVRAEEDAESLYGSIDLVSSIIQRKLRKIKEKESDHGRHMKGFDRLKVRDPGALLMENDSKSISAQEEEQEEREGGDFINEIVRTKYFDMPPLTVTEAIEQLENVDHDFYGFRNEETGEVNIVYKRKAGGYGIIIPKRNGEAAELEPMVVKLEQEPSLAE from the exons ATGGCGACGTTGTTCGCTTCCACCGCCGCGCAAACGACCTTCCAGCACCACCGCCGCCAGCAGCTGCAGCCGTATCCTTCGTGTTGTTCATCGGCTTCCGTCGTGTCCGCTAAGGCGCCTCCTCAATTCTCAGCATTATCTTCGAGACATTCCGGTTTTGTGAACCGGTCCTTGGCCAATATTGTCAAATCCAATGTAGGTATTGCTCCATGGAACGCCGGGAGCAGGAACGTCGTCGTGCGGATGGCGTGGGACGGTCCGCTCTCGTCTGTCAAACTGATCCTCCAAGGCAAAAACCTCGAG TTAACTGATGCAGTCAAGAAGTATGTGGAAGAGAAAGTTGGAAGGGCCATACAGAAGCACAGCCATCTAGTGAGGGAGGTTGATGTTAGGTTGTCTGTTCGGGGCGGGGAGTTTGGAAAAGGTCCCAAGACCAGCAGATGTGAG GTGACATTGTTTTCAAAGAAGCATGGAGTGGTTCGGGCTGAGGAAGATGCTGAAAGTCTATATGGGAGTATAGACTTGGTGTCATCAATTATACAGAGGAAGTTGAGGAAGATTAAGGAGAAGGAATCTGATCATGGTCGGCACATGAAAGGGTTCGACAGGCTGAAGGTGAGGGATCCTGGGGCACTCTTAATGGAGAATGATTCAAAATCTATATCTgcccaagaagaagaacaagaagaacgAGAGGGTGGTGACTTCATCAATGAG ATCGTCCGGACAAAATACTTTGACATGCCTCCTTTGACCGTCACTGAAGCTATTGAGCAGCTGGAAAATGTTGATCACGATTTTTACGGTTTTCGAAATGAAGAGACTG GTGAGGTAAACATTGTATACAAAAGAAAAGCAGGAGGCTATGGGATTATTATTCCCAAAAGGAATGGAGAAGCTGCAGAGTTAGAGCCGATGGTGGTCAAACTGGAGCAAGAACCCTCACTGGCAGAATAG
- the LOC127796600 gene encoding NDR1/HIN1-like protein 26 — MSQDDTKSPKHCAQKGVNIEKLSKKLVFAFSTFFLSFLSLILLVWLILHPSKPRFSLQEVGITQLNLSAGSHLLNSSIQLTLLCTNPNKKVGVYFDELQVYASYKGQQITSHTRLPPFYQGHEETNLLTASLAGTGLPVTSSFGYEVGRDQTTTGKLVLSVKADGRLRWKVGTWVSGRYRFNVNCVSILDFGATIPSGPLISKQGSRCSATI, encoded by the coding sequence ATGTCTCAGGACGACACAAAATCGCCCAAGCACTGCGCCCAGAAAGGAGTAAACATCGAGAAGCTCTCGAAGAAACTGGTCTTTGCATTCTCCACCTTCTTCCTCTCATTCCTATCACTCATCTTACTCGTTTGGCTCATCCTCCACCCATCCAAGCCCCGCTTCTCCCTCCAAGAAGTCGGCATCACCCAGCTCAACCTCTCTGCCGGCTCTCACCTCCTTAACTCCTCTATCCAACTCACCCTCCTCTGCACCAACCCAAACAAGAAAGTCGGGGTCTACTTCGACGAGCTCCAGGTTTACGCCTCTTACAAGGGCCAGCAGATCACTTCCCACACTCGGCTTCCTCCCTTCTACCAAGGCCATGAAGAGACCAACCTGCTCACGGCATCGCTGGCCGGAACCGGCCTGCCGGTGACGTCTTCCTTTGGTTACGAGGTTGGCCGCGACCAGACCACTACCGGGAAGCTGGTGCTGAGTGTAAAGGCCGATGGAAGGCTGAGATGGAAGGTGGGTACCTGGGTTTCTGGGAGGTATCGGTTCAACGTTAACTGTGTTTCTATCTTGGATTTTGGAGCAACCATTCCTTCGGGTCCGCTGATATCTAAGCAAGGGTCTCGGTGTTCCGCTACGATCTGA
- the LOC127797289 gene encoding uncharacterized protein LOC127797289: protein MSQHPPPIPSNLHKKPTTALPDFILTALSLFLLASSSKPSAHLIPFPLNPRRFLRISTMSRRSPNPNLLFATPQSLADWLKPRLPSDSFAAWGIKPGTKNVHNLWLELSEGETSLADSKPPVRNVEVVIVRVIGSGDKVLIESHQELSDGAVRSRCRPLSEKMRPGETVEAAVVRAVREELGSIIGASLNNSAYDGIVKIVPNSYRKKVEERVSVSYPGLPACYVLHSVDARVDGLPDGEFSTEEEAEYENSDQNKVADSAVSCIKHYWKWVDADSL from the coding sequence ATGTCTCAACACCCACCTCCAATTCCAAGCAATCTCCACAAGAAGCCCACAACAGCTTTACCTGATTTTATCCTCActgctctttctctcttccttctcgCTTCTTCCTCCAAACCCTCCGCCCATCTCATCCCTTTCCCACTGAATCCCCGCCGATTTCTCAGAATTTCCACCATGTCCCGCAGAAGCCCTAACCCTAACCTCCTCTTCGCTACGCCTCAGTCGCTCGCCGACTGGCTGAAGCCGCGATTGCCGTCCGATTCTTTCGCTGCCTGGGGCATCAAACCGGGAACCAAGAACGTTCACAACCTCTGGCTTGAGCTGTCCGAGGGCGAGACCTCGCTCGCGGACTCCAAGCCCCCGGTCCGGAACGTCGAGGTCGTCATCGTCCGCGTCATCGGCAGCGGCGACAAAGTCCTCATCGAGTCGCATCAGGAGTTGTCCGACGGCGCCGTCCGGAGCCGGTGCCGGCCGCTCTCCGAGAAGATGAGGCCCGGCGAGACCGTCGAAGCCGCCGTTGTCCGCGCGGTGAGGGAGGAGCTTGGTTCCATAATTGGGGCTTCCCTTAACAATTCCGCCTACGATGGCATTGTCAAGATCGTCCCCAATTCGTATAGAAAGAAGGTGGAAGAGAGGGTTTCGGTTTCCTACCCGGGCTTGCCGGCTTGTTACGTGCTACATTCGGTTGATGCCAGGGTGGACGGCTTGCCGGACGGCGAGTTCTCGACGGAGGAGGAGGCGGAGTATGAGAATTCGGATCAAAACAAAGTTGCAGACTCGGCAGTTTCTTGCATAAAGCATTACTGGAAGTGGGTGGACGCTGATTCGCTTTAA